TGCGGCGATGAATGCGCTCTATTCTCCGCGGTGGAAAGCGCGCTATCTCTTTGGTCAGAATTACTTCGTGTGCGAATATGCGGTTATAAATTCCCAAGTGTTTTTTTATATGGCTGTCCCTTCATCGTTTGTAGATGTTGCGGAAAAGCAGATTTCCTCATATTACCCAGACGCTGTTATCGAAAAAGCTGACGCTCCAAATATTTTTCGCGAGAATTATAAAATCAGCGGAAGGTACATGTGTCTTTCAAAAAAATATCTTCTCCCTATTCGCACCATACATCGACTCGAAACCGATTCTTTGAATAACATCATTAATTCTTTCTCCAAGATCGAGAATGATGAGGGAGCTGCCATTCAGATTGTTTCAAGACCTGTGAAAAGCAATTGGCACAAAAAAGGAATTCTCCTCGCACGGGAAATGTACAGCGGAGGAGAAAAAAAAGGATTTTTTTCCCATTTTAATCCAAAAAACTGGCTGGGAAATATTTTTCATGTCGCTGTTCAGGGAGTTGATGACAAAATGTTTGCGAATGAAGAAGAACGAAGGGCTCAATATAGTACACCAGTTATGCAGGAACGAGTAAAGGCAATTGAGGAAAAGGCGACAAAGTATGGATTCGACACCATTATCCGCGTTGTAGCCTCAGCAGAAACAGCCGAACGTGCAGATCAAATTCGGAGCGCTGTTTCTGCGGCATTTGATCAGTTTACTTCTCCTGACCTCAATGGATTTGAAAAAACGTATTTTCACAATAAAAAGAAATTGGTTCGAGATTATATTTTCCGAAATTTTTCACGTCCATTTTGGATAAACCTGAAAAGGTGGTGGCACACGAAAAACTGGAGAACTATTTTCTCAACAGAGGAACTCGGAAGTTTTTTCCATTTTCCAAACATCAGATACAACTCTTCTCCATGCATTAAATGGCAGGATTTTAAGCTCACGCCTCCGCCTCCGAATATGCCACAAGATGGACTTCTTCTCGGTATTAACTATTATCGCAATAAAGAGACCAAAGTGCGAATAAAAATGGATGATCGGATGCGCCACTTTTACATCATTGGAAAATCGGGAACGGGAAAATCAACGATTCTCGAACAAATGATTCGACAGGATTTACAAAATGGCAGTGGGATGTGTCTTGTGGATCCACACGGAGATTTGGTAGAAGCAGTACTTCCATATATTCCACGTGAACGCGCTGATGACGTTATTCTTTTCGATCCGGGAGATTTGGAGCGTCCCATGGGACTCAATCTTCTCGAAGCGGAAGGAGATGATCAAAAGGAATTTATTGCCCAAGAAACCCTCTCGATTTTTATTAAACTT
The Candidatus Peregrinibacteria bacterium genome window above contains:
- a CDS encoding type IV secretion system DNA-binding domain-containing protein, with translation MGNAILSTLLVIGGGISLLALILAIIRLRAYRRRALDLVFLQVLIPKRDSKEDREIVGEEFGSSKDYTKIAGVMTQLFAAMNALYSPRWKARYLFGQNYFVCEYAVINSQVFFYMAVPSSFVDVAEKQISSYYPDAVIEKADAPNIFRENYKISGRYMCLSKKYLLPIRTIHRLETDSLNNIINSFSKIENDEGAAIQIVSRPVKSNWHKKGILLAREMYSGGEKKGFFSHFNPKNWLGNIFHVAVQGVDDKMFANEEERRAQYSTPVMQERVKAIEEKATKYGFDTIIRVVASAETAERADQIRSAVSAAFDQFTSPDLNGFEKTYFHNKKKLVRDYIFRNFSRPFWINLKRWWHTKNWRTIFSTEELGSFFHFPNIRYNSSPCIKWQDFKLTPPPPNMPQDGLLLGINYYRNKETKVRIKMDDRMRHFYIIGKSGTGKSTILEQMIRQDLQNGSGMCLVDPHGDLVEAVLPYIPRERADDVILFDPGDLERPMGLNLLEAEGDDQKEFIAQETLSIFIKLFGEEIMGPRLQHYFRNGVLTLMSDPEEGATLIDLPRLFTDSAYEKLKVEKVKNPTVKAFWEKEMAKTGQREKEEMIPYFSSKFGPFVTNRQIRNIIAQQKSGFDFRKVMDEGKILLVNLSKGKLGDLNAKLLGMIMVSKIQMAAMSRVDMDESERKPFYLYVDEFQNFVTESFTSILSEARKYRLGLVVAHQYISQITKMDSGGKGTHEDTSIRDAVFGNVGTMMCFKIGAQDAETMEKEFQPIFSQQDLINIANYHAYIKLNIDNTTSRGFVMKTIYDRSGKDDDAAEAYRQLSRLKFARDRVFVEREIERRLR